One Streptomyces zhihengii genomic window, GGACCGGCTGCTTCGGCGCGTTGCGATCGAGGTAGTTCTTGCCCCCACCTTGTGCACACGAGTCCGCAACAGTGATACGTGCGGCCGGACCCCACGGCCCGGACTTCACGATCGTTGCAGCGCGTCGACGTAGTTCCCGCTCGGCACGCTCCCGCTTCTGCTGTACCTCGTCCGAAGTCGCGACCTTCTTGAGCTCTCGCTGGCCGGGGCTCGTACAGGCGCTTGCGCCCGCAAGAAGGAAAAGCACCAGCAGAGATGCGACCTCGCTCGACCGCCGACGTAAGGGACTCACGCTCGATCCCTCTGCGAGAGTGCCACAGCCGAGACCACCATGATCATTCCCTGCGACCTCATCACGCCCGCCTCCCTTGAGTACCTGCCAGGAGACCAGCCTGAGCTGCCGACAGGGTTGCGCGCATGAGTAGACGTACTCATGCGCGCAACCCGCCGGGCAGGCCCTGCCAAAGCCCAGGGACCACTCGCACCCGGTCGACGCCGAGTGCGGCGAGCCGGCGGCGCTGTTCTGCGCTAAGCCCAGCGCATCTGCTGCGGGTGTTGGATACCTGCACGCGACGAGTACGCCCTGTCGGCCGGGACGACGTCCGAGGGTGGTCCTGGGCCGGCCGATCAGTCGCGGCAAGCGCGTCCCGTGGCCGCCAGGGGTCGCTGTGGTGGCCATTGCAGAGGGCTTCCACCGGCCGAACTCGCGCCATCGCCAGGTGGGTTGGGGGCCAGCGGCCTACGATCGTGTCATGACGATCGCCCGCAGGGCCCCTGTCAGGCTGCGGTTCTTGTCGCTGGAGATCACCGGCCGGTGCCAGCTGACCTGTCCCTCGCTGTGCTACGCCGCCTCGGGGCCGACGCGGGGTCACGGCACGATGAGCGACGATGACTGGCTGCGGATTATCGATGAGGCCGTTGCGCTCGGCGCCGAGGAGGTTCAGCTGATCGGGGGTGAGCCGACGCTCCACCCCGGGTTCGTCCCGATCGCCCGGCACGCGGTCGACTCCGGCCTGCGCGTGCGCGTCTACAGCAACCTTCTGCGGATCAGCGAGGAGCACTGGCGGCTGCTGGAGCACCCGGCTGTGCGGCTGGCGACGACCTACCACAGCAGCGTCGCGGCCGAGCACGACGAGGTCACCGGCCGCCCCGGCTCGCACACGGCGACGCGCGCCAACATCGGCGGGGCGATACGGCGCGGCATCCCGTTGAAGGTTGCCGTCCTCGACGCAGGGGACCCCGGACGCGCGGAACGGGCCCGGGGGGAGCTGGAGGCCCTGGGCGTGCGCGACGTGCACGTCGGCAGGGTGCGGTCCGTCGGCAACGCCGCGGGCCTCGCGCTGCCGTCCACGGCCGAGCTGTGCGGGCGGTGCGGGGACCAGCGGGCGGTGGTCCTGCCGGGCGGCGACGTGGCGGTTTGCGAGATCGGGCGCTTCCTGACCGCAGGCAACGTCCAGGGGGCCGGCCTGGAATCCGTTCTGTCCAGCCCGCGGTGGGCCCAGGCGAGCGCGAGCATCCCCCAGCGGACAGAAGCGACGGCCTGCCACCCGGACTGCCAGCCCTCCGACTCCGACTCCTGCGACCCCGGCAAGAACGACCCCTGCGACCCCATGGGCTACGCCCCCCTGGCGCCCGGCTCGCCCGCGGCCGCCGTGTCCGCACTCGTCTGAAAGGCGGGGCCTGTTCATGCAAGGGACATCCGCGGGCTGGGAGGCCCACGCGGTCCGTATGGCCGAAGCGACGGTGCGGCCCGAGTCCCGCTGGCACCGGCCCCTGGCCACAACGCCCCGGCACCTGTTCGTGCCCCGCTGGTGGACGCCGGCCGAGCAGGACGGCACATGGGTCTACAACCTCCGCCACGGCGCCGACGACCTTGCCGCGTGGATGAGCAGCGCCTACGACCACACCCTCAGCGTGATCACCCGCGTCGGCCCCCACCACGCCGACCACGCCACGCCCGCAGCCGTTGTCCCGGAAGCCCGGCCCACCTCCTCGGCCACCCTGCCCGCGCTGGTGGTGAAGCTGTACCAGCACGCCTTCCTCACGGACGACTCCCGCCTCCTGGTCACCTGCGGAAGCGGCTACGGAACAGCCCTGGCCTGCCGACGACTGGGCGATGGCCGGGTCACGAGCGTGGACATCGACCCGTACCTGGTCCACGCGGCACGCGACCGCCTGGCCACAGCCGGGCACCGTCCGCACCTGGAAGTCTGCGATGTGACCGGCGCGCTGCCC contains:
- a CDS encoding radical SAM protein, with protein sequence MTIARRAPVRLRFLSLEITGRCQLTCPSLCYAASGPTRGHGTMSDDDWLRIIDEAVALGAEEVQLIGGEPTLHPGFVPIARHAVDSGLRVRVYSNLLRISEEHWRLLEHPAVRLATTYHSSVAAEHDEVTGRPGSHTATRANIGGAIRRGIPLKVAVLDAGDPGRAERARGELEALGVRDVHVGRVRSVGNAAGLALPSTAELCGRCGDQRAVVLPGGDVAVCEIGRFLTAGNVQGAGLESVLSSPRWAQASASIPQRTEATACHPDCQPSDSDSCDPGKNDPCDPMGYAPLAPGSPAAAVSALV